A single Filimonas effusa DNA region contains:
- a CDS encoding VOC family protein has translation MRAINPWINFNGNAEEAFTFYRSVFGGAFTRIIRFKDLSSAEFQVAEKEANKIMHIALPIGKNNVLIGNDVPEFMGPTNENENRSKISVSADSREEAESIFNGLSAGGNVEGPIGDTPWGTYAGMFRDKYGIEWIVEFDPGYGG, from the coding sequence ATGAGAGCAATTAATCCCTGGATCAACTTCAACGGAAATGCGGAAGAAGCATTTACTTTTTACAGATCAGTTTTTGGTGGAGCGTTCACCAGGATCATTCGTTTTAAAGACTTATCAAGTGCTGAATTTCAGGTGGCAGAAAAGGAGGCGAATAAAATAATGCATATTGCTTTGCCTATTGGTAAAAACAATGTGTTAATAGGCAATGACGTGCCTGAATTTATGGGGCCAACCAACGAAAACGAAAACAGGTCCAAGATTTCCGTCAGTGCAGACAGTCGTGAAGAAGCGGAGAGCATATTTAACGGGTTGTCGGCGGGCGGGAATGTTGAAGGGCCTATTGGCGATACTCCATGGGGCACCTATGCGGGAATGTTCAGAGACAAATATGGCATTGAATGGATCGTGGAATTTGATCCGGGTTATGGAGGATAA